GCGGTGACTCCCCGGCGATCCCCAGGTGAGCGCCGGTCCTAGGTTGTCCTGCGTCGCCGGTGGCACCGATGCCCCGGCTGTGGTCAACCCGGATCGGGACCATGGTCCCAGGAGCTCACCATGCCGGCCTCACGCTCGCAGTCCGCCGTCCTCAGAACCGCACTCCTTGCCGTTGCCCTGGTCGCCGCTGCCTGCAATGACGACAGCCCCGTGGCGCCCGTCGCACCCGATGCCGCCGAGCCGCTCGGGGTCGAGGCGACGGACGGCACGCCCGAGCTGCTGACCGCAGGCAGCGGGGCGCGGATCCTCTTCACGTCCGCTCGCACCGGTGGAGGGGACCTTTACCGGATAGCGTCCAACGGCACCGGGCTGGTCCGTATGACCAGCTTTTCAGGCAGGGATGTGACCTCGGTCTGGTCCCGGGACAACCAACACATCGCGTTCGTGCGCAGCCGGCTGGATGCCTCGAACGTGGCACACCAGGACATCTACCTGATGAATGCCGACGGCACCGGCAAGCATTGGGCGCGGTCCCTCCCGTCTTCGTTCGACATCACCCGTCCTTCGTGGTCGAAAGACGGGACCCGCATCGTCGCCACCGTCTATATCGGCGGCGCGGGACGCCTGGCGTTGATGGACGTGGCCACCGGCAACATGACCTATGTGAACCTCGCGATGGGCGGTCCCATCGGCTACGGACCAGACTGGGACCCGACGAGCCAGCGGATCGTCTATTCAGGAGCGTTGGGCGATACCCTGCACATGATCAACGCGGACGGCACGGGCCACAAGGTCATCCTGCCTCAGAAGCACGTCAGCGACGCCCATTTCTCGCCGGACGGGAAGCGGATCGCGGTGGGCTATGTGCCGCCGGGCGAGAGCTGGGACATCGGGGTGAAAAACCTGGTGGACGGCACCTTCAAGCGCCTTACTTGGAGCGGCTACCTGGATTTCAGCCCGACCTGGTCGGGCGACGGGTCCAAGCTCGCATTCGTGAGCAACCGGTCCGGCAAGAACCAGATCTTCGTCATGCCGAGCGCCGGAGGGACCCAGGTGCGAATCACCGACAACACGGTGGACGAAAACATGCCGGCGTGGTCGCACTGATCGTGTGAAACGTGGGTACGTGAGAGCGCTCAGTCGTTCCCGCGTACCCACCTTCGCGCGCACCGTCAGAGGTTCGCCCACCTGCCATGAGTCGCAGGTACGAATCGCCCAAGAAAAGGGTGCTCCGAGACCACTCCCCGCAGTGACCACCATCACGACACCCCGTCCGACCCTTCTTTACACTCACACGTGAAAGCGGCAGCCTTTGCCGATGTTCACATTCAATGTGAGCGCAAGACATCGTGGCTCTTGCGCAGGGGGGATTGATGAAGCCATTCGATAATCCAGAGACGACCCGAGGGACGGGCACGGTCGTCGGCCTGTTCCGCGACAACACCCAGGCGGAACGGGCAATCCGCGCGCTCAAAGCGGCGGGCTTCGCCGACCGGCAAATCGGCGTACTCATGCAGGACCGGGACGAGCAGCGGCGGTTCGCGATGGACACCGGCACCAAGGCGGGTGAGGGTGCGGCGACGGGTGCGGTGAGCGGTGGCGTCCTTGGCGGTATCCTCGGGCTGCTCGCCGGAGTGGGCGCACTAGCGATTCCGGGAATTGGCCCCGCCATCGCGGGGGGCGCGCTTGCCTCGACACTGACGGGAGCGGGGATCGGCGCTGCCGCCGGCGGCCTGATCGGGGCGCTCATCGGCATGGGCATCCCCGAGGAGGACGCCCGGTACTACGAGTCCGGGTTTCGGGAAGGTGGGATCCTGGTGACGGTCGACGCGGGCGCCGACGCGGACCTGGCGCGTCGGACACTATTTGACTCGGACGCGGAGTTCGGCCCCGAGGCCACCTCGAGACTCGGTGTCGAGGATCGGAAACGCCTGCAGTTGCGTGAGGAAGAGCTGCGGGCGAGCAAGGAGCAGGTGAAGGCCGGCGAAGTCCGGGTTCGCAAGGACGTCGTCACCGAGGAGAAGACCATTCAGGTGCCGGTGACGCGTGAGGAAGCGGTGATCGAACGACACCCCGTCTCGGGTCGACCGGCCAGCGGCGACATCAAAAAGGGTGAAGAGATCCGGATTCCACTCAGTGAGGAGGAGGTCCGGGTGGAGAAACGGCCGGTGGTGAAGGAGGAGATTACGGTCGGCAAGAAGCGGGTGCAGGATACCGAGACCGTTCGCGACACCGTCCGGCGCGAGGAGGCCCGGGTAGAGGAGACTGGCGAGGGCCGTGCGCGCAAGTCGTGGAAGGGCAAGGAGCGCCGCGTCCGGTATGACCAGAGCTACGCCGGCCCGGAGCGCCGATTGGTAACGACGTAAGCCCGACTCCATCCCGCACGAGGGGGTGGCCCTGTGCCATCCCCTCGTAAGGATGGGACGCGCTCAGCCAGCGGCTCCAGACTTCGGCTGCAGGGTCGGCGGTCGGAACGCCGAGATTGCGGTGGATCAGATCCGTACGGTGAGCAAGGCGTGGCTCGGCGCGAAGCTCGGGGCTCTTTCGAGTGAAAATGCGCGGGCGCTCCGGCGACTGATTACCGAGATGTCCGGGGAATAGGTCCAGCCCCCTGCGACAGCCGGTATCCCGCCAGCGCCTCGTTGAGCACCTTTGCCAGCCGCACCCCGCCCGCGATCAACGCATGGTCCACCACTGGCCGGCTCTCCGCTACGTACCACTGCCGGAGCCTCCCGCCGCGCGGGATCGGGCCGTACACTCGCTCCACGGCGATGCGATGGCCCTCCATCGCCCAGTCTACTACCGTCCCCCGCTCGAGCCCCGACACGTCCATCGAATCCATCTCCCGGCGCAGCAGCTCGAAGTAGGCTGACTGGCTCAGGCCGTAGCGGGCGATCAGCTCGCCGTCCCAGGCCTGGTGCAGGCTCATCGGATCGCCCAGTAAGTACACCATGCGCCGATTCCCGCCGCGGTCGCTGTTGTCGGCCACGTGCAACGGCTGGTGCAAATCTCCCAGGAAGTGCACCAGGAACCGGAGCGCCTCCGCACGCTCGGACGGTGACGCTGCCGGGTCGGCCAG
This portion of the Gemmatimonadales bacterium genome encodes:
- a CDS encoding YsnF/AvaK domain-containing protein, with product MKPFDNPETTRGTGTVVGLFRDNTQAERAIRALKAAGFADRQIGVLMQDRDEQRRFAMDTGTKAGEGAATGAVSGGVLGGILGLLAGVGALAIPGIGPAIAGGALASTLTGAGIGAAAGGLIGALIGMGIPEEDARYYESGFREGGILVTVDAGADADLARRTLFDSDAEFGPEATSRLGVEDRKRLQLREEELRASKEQVKAGEVRVRKDVVTEEKTIQVPVTREEAVIERHPVSGRPASGDIKKGEEIRIPLSEEEVRVEKRPVVKEEITVGKKRVQDTETVRDTVRREEARVEETGEGRARKSWKGKERRVRYDQSYAGPERRLVTT
- a CDS encoding S1/P1 nuclease, whose amino-acid sequence is MTAAALRILISALLAPLPAAGWHDLGHRLVARLAELRLTPHTREAVRDVLGGQSLADAAVWADHIKQYRHDADRLHYVNIPLRDTVYLPEKDCQNGRCLIGAIESDRRILADPAASPSERAEALRFLVHFLGDLHQPLHVADNSDRGGNRRMVYLLGDPMSLHQAWDGELIARYGLSQSAYFELLRREMDSMDVSGLERGTVVDWAMEGHRIAVERVYGPIPRGGRLRQWYVAESRPVVDHALIAGGVRLAKVLNEALAGYRLSQGAGPIPRTSR